A single window of Streptomyces sp. NBC_00464 DNA harbors:
- a CDS encoding FadD3 family acyl-CoA ligase, whose protein sequence is MRGDEEWSTVPNLVRAAAQRYGGREAVVEGRTRITYTELGERVERAAAACMASGVEAGDRVAVWAPNTLDWIVSALGAVTAGAVLVPLNTRFKGTEAAYVLERSRAKLLFVTGTFLGTSYVASLRRSDVELPHLERVVVLADTAPEADDYMTWKDFLAAGEGISAEQVRTRADVIPSSAPSDIIYTSGTTGRPKGAVISHAQTLRCYAIWSELAGLREGDRYLIVNPFFHTFGYKAGIIACLMRGATMVPQPVFNVDTVLANIAAERISVLPGPPTLHQSLLDHPARASHDLSALRLVVTGAAVVPLQLVERLRSELNIATVLTAYGLSEASGIVTMCRRGDPAEVIASTSGRAIPGTELRVLAAAGTPGEIMVRGFHVMSGYFEDPETTAATVTSDGWLHTGDVGFLDEEGNLRITDRIKDMFIVGGFNAYPAEIEQLLGLHPDVADVAVIGIPDPRLGEVGKAYAVRRPGATVTADDLIAWSRREMANYKVPRAVEFVSELPRNASGKVVKGELRGR, encoded by the coding sequence ATGCGCGGCGACGAGGAATGGTCCACCGTCCCGAACCTGGTACGGGCGGCGGCGCAACGGTACGGGGGCCGGGAGGCGGTGGTCGAGGGCCGCACCCGGATCACGTACACGGAACTCGGCGAACGCGTGGAGCGGGCCGCCGCCGCGTGCATGGCATCGGGCGTGGAGGCGGGGGACCGGGTCGCGGTCTGGGCGCCCAACACCCTGGACTGGATCGTCTCCGCGCTGGGAGCGGTGACCGCCGGCGCGGTCCTGGTCCCGCTCAACACCCGCTTCAAGGGCACGGAGGCGGCGTACGTCCTGGAGCGGAGCCGCGCGAAGCTGCTCTTCGTCACGGGCACCTTCCTCGGTACGTCGTACGTGGCGTCCCTGCGCCGGTCCGATGTCGAACTCCCGCACCTGGAGCGGGTGGTGGTCCTCGCCGACACCGCCCCCGAGGCCGACGACTACATGACCTGGAAGGACTTCCTGGCGGCGGGGGAGGGGATATCGGCTGAGCAGGTACGGACACGGGCCGACGTCATTCCCTCATCCGCCCCCTCCGACATCATCTACACCTCGGGCACCACGGGCCGCCCCAAGGGCGCCGTCATCAGCCACGCCCAGACCCTGCGCTGCTACGCGATCTGGAGCGAGCTCGCGGGTCTGCGCGAGGGCGACCGCTATCTGATCGTGAACCCGTTCTTCCACACCTTCGGCTACAAGGCGGGCATCATCGCGTGCCTGATGCGGGGCGCGACGATGGTCCCGCAGCCGGTCTTCAACGTCGACACGGTCCTCGCCAACATCGCCGCCGAACGCATCTCGGTCCTGCCCGGCCCGCCCACACTCCACCAGTCCCTCCTGGACCACCCGGCCCGCGCGTCCCACGACCTCTCGGCGTTGCGGCTGGTGGTGACGGGTGCGGCAGTGGTCCCCCTCCAACTGGTCGAACGCCTGCGCTCGGAGCTGAACATCGCCACGGTCCTGACCGCCTACGGCCTCTCCGAGGCGAGCGGCATCGTCACGATGTGCCGCCGCGGCGACCCGGCGGAGGTGATCGCCTCCACCTCGGGCCGAGCGATCCCCGGCACGGAGCTCCGCGTCCTGGCCGCCGCCGGCACCCCCGGCGAGATCATGGTCCGCGGCTTCCACGTGATGAGCGGCTACTTCGAGGACCCGGAGACCACGGCGGCCACGGTCACCTCGGACGGCTGGCTGCACACGGGCGACGTCGGCTTCCTCGACGAGGAGGGCAACCTCCGGATCACGGACCGGATCAAGGACATGTTCATCGTCGGCGGCTTCAACGCCTACCCCGCGGAGATCGAACAGCTCCTGGGCCTGCACCCGGATGTCGCCGACGTCGCGGTGATCGGCATCCCCGACCCCCGCCTCGGCGAGGTCGGCAAGGCGTACGCGGTGCGCCGGCCGGGCGCGACGGTGACGGCGGACGACCTGATCGCCTGGTCGCGGCGGGAGATGGCGAACTACAAGGTGCCGAGGGCGGTGGAGTTCGTCAGCGAGCTCCCGCGCAATGCGAGCGGCAAGGTGGTGAAGGGGGAGCTGCGAGGGCGCTGA
- a CDS encoding lipid-transfer protein, producing MATLKDKAAIAGIGQTEFAKHLPESEKTLACRAITAALDDAGIAASEVDAFASYTMEETDEVEIAKAIGAGDVTFFSKVGYGGGGSCATLAHLASAVATGQASVGVAWRSRKRGSGPRPWKNTAVQLPTPAQWTRPYGLLRPADEIGMLARRYMHEYGATRDHLFNVALACRNRANQNPDAVMYERPLTRDMYMTSRWISEPLCLFDNCLETDGALACVIVSAERARDCRQKPVYLHSVAQGLPAQHHGMVNYWNDDPLTGPAWTAARQLWKQADFGPQDVDVAQIYDAFTPLIPLSLEGYGFCGRGEGAAFTEGGALESGGRLPINTGGGGLSEGYVHGFNLINEGVKQLRGISTAQVPDASTCLVTAGEGVPTSAVLLRN from the coding sequence GTGGCGACGCTCAAGGACAAGGCAGCGATAGCCGGTATCGGGCAGACGGAGTTCGCGAAACATCTGCCCGAGTCCGAGAAGACCCTGGCGTGCCGGGCGATCACCGCGGCGCTCGACGACGCGGGAATCGCCGCGTCGGAGGTGGACGCGTTCGCCTCGTACACGATGGAGGAGACCGACGAGGTCGAGATCGCCAAGGCGATCGGGGCCGGTGACGTCACCTTCTTCAGCAAGGTGGGGTACGGGGGTGGCGGCTCCTGCGCGACCCTTGCGCATCTCGCCTCCGCCGTCGCGACCGGGCAGGCGAGCGTGGGCGTCGCCTGGCGGTCACGTAAGCGCGGGTCGGGGCCGCGGCCCTGGAAGAACACCGCTGTGCAGCTGCCCACCCCCGCCCAGTGGACCCGGCCGTACGGGCTGCTGCGGCCCGCCGACGAGATCGGGATGCTCGCCCGGCGGTACATGCACGAGTACGGGGCGACCCGCGACCACCTCTTCAACGTCGCGCTCGCCTGCCGCAACCGCGCCAACCAGAACCCCGACGCGGTGATGTACGAACGCCCGCTGACCCGCGACATGTATATGACCTCGCGCTGGATCAGCGAGCCGCTCTGCCTCTTCGACAACTGCCTGGAGACGGACGGGGCGCTGGCCTGCGTCATCGTCTCCGCCGAACGGGCCCGCGACTGCCGGCAGAAGCCCGTCTATCTCCACTCCGTCGCCCAGGGACTGCCCGCCCAGCACCACGGGATGGTCAACTACTGGAACGACGACCCGCTCACCGGCCCCGCCTGGACGGCGGCCCGACAGCTGTGGAAACAGGCCGACTTCGGGCCACAGGACGTCGATGTGGCGCAGATCTACGACGCGTTCACCCCGCTCATCCCGCTCTCCCTCGAGGGGTACGGATTCTGCGGTCGCGGCGAGGGCGCCGCGTTCACCGAGGGCGGGGCGCTGGAGAGCGGCGGGCGGCTGCCGATCAACACCGGCGGCGGCGGGCTCAGCGAGGGATACGTGCACGGCTTCAACCTCATCAACGAGGGCGTGAAGCAGCTGCGCGGCATCTCCACCGCCCAGGTCCCGGATGCGTCGACCTGCCTGGTCACCGCCGGGGAGGGCGTCCCCACGTCCGCCGTACTGCTGAGGAACTGA
- a CDS encoding Zn-ribbon domain-containing OB-fold protein produces MDGLLLPVVDEDGAPFWEYTARGELRVQACAAPDCGKLRFPPRPCCPHCQSFESEWRVMSGRGRIWSYVLPHPPLLPAYADQAPYNAVIVELADAPEIRLVGNVVSGPDAPLNSVDPARLRIGAAVKAVFCPASPDVTMVRWLLER; encoded by the coding sequence ATGGATGGACTGCTGCTGCCCGTCGTGGACGAGGACGGCGCCCCCTTCTGGGAGTACACGGCGCGCGGAGAACTGCGCGTCCAGGCGTGCGCCGCCCCGGACTGCGGAAAGCTCCGCTTCCCGCCCCGGCCGTGCTGCCCGCACTGCCAGTCGTTCGAGAGCGAGTGGCGGGTGATGAGCGGACGCGGCCGCATCTGGTCGTACGTGCTGCCGCATCCGCCGCTGCTGCCCGCGTACGCCGACCAGGCCCCGTACAACGCCGTGATCGTCGAACTGGCCGACGCCCCGGAGATCCGGCTGGTCGGGAACGTGGTCAGCGGCCCCGACGCCCCGCTGAACTCCGTCGATCCGGCACGGCTGCGGATCGGGGCGGCGGTCAAGGCGGTCTTCTGCCCCGCCTCCCCCGACGTCACCATGGTCCGCTGGCTGCTGGAGCGGTGA
- a CDS encoding enoyl-CoA hydratase/isomerase family protein, whose amino-acid sequence MALRTETDKETGVALLTLDRPEKHNAIDLATAAELTAAWRAFRYDDEVRAVVITGAGGRAFCTGIDRGVDVPQPSSPYTIDDPLLAIGPKANDLWKPVIAAVEGMACGGAFYLLGEAEFVIASEEATFFDPHTTYGMVSAYEAIAMAQRMPFGEVARMSLMGTAERVTARRAYETGLVSEVTPPGGAVAAALRAAAVIASYPTGGVQGTVRALWSAKESARTQAFAHAPHLIALGNLAPEQQAELFRGRGRGGGGTFRLR is encoded by the coding sequence ATGGCGCTGCGCACGGAGACGGACAAGGAGACCGGGGTGGCGCTGCTCACCCTGGACCGGCCGGAGAAGCACAACGCGATCGACCTGGCGACGGCCGCTGAACTGACGGCGGCCTGGCGGGCGTTCCGGTACGACGACGAAGTGCGGGCCGTCGTGATCACGGGGGCGGGAGGCCGGGCGTTCTGCACGGGTATCGACCGGGGTGTGGACGTCCCGCAGCCCTCGTCCCCGTACACGATCGACGATCCGCTGCTCGCGATCGGGCCGAAGGCCAACGACCTGTGGAAGCCGGTGATCGCGGCCGTGGAGGGGATGGCCTGCGGCGGGGCGTTCTATCTGCTGGGCGAGGCGGAGTTCGTCATCGCTTCCGAGGAGGCGACCTTCTTCGACCCGCACACCACGTACGGCATGGTCAGCGCGTACGAGGCGATCGCCATGGCGCAGCGGATGCCGTTCGGCGAGGTGGCCCGGATGTCCCTGATGGGCACGGCGGAACGGGTCACGGCCCGTCGTGCGTACGAGACCGGGCTGGTCAGCGAGGTGACCCCGCCCGGCGGCGCGGTGGCCGCGGCGCTGCGGGCGGCGGCGGTCATCGCCTCGTACCCGACGGGTGGGGTCCAGGGGACGGTACGGGCGCTCTGGTCCGCGAAGGAGTCGGCCCGGACGCAGGCCTTCGCCCATGCCCCGCACCTGATCGCGCTCGGGAACCTGGCGCCGGAGCAGCAGGCGGAGCTGTTCAGGGGGCGGGGCCGGGGAGGCGGCGGAACGTTCCGACTTCGGTGA
- a CDS encoding outer membrane protein assembly factor BamB family protein produces MEQLTQHDPRRIGPFEVLGRLGAGGMGLVYLARSASGRRVAIKTVRTELAEDQLFRVRFTREVEAARAVSGFYTAAVVDADPRAAVPWLATAYVPAPSLEEIVNECGPMPTQAVRWLAAGIAEALQSIHGAKLVHRDMKPSNVLVVEDGPRVIDFGIASGVSNTRLTMTNVAVGTPAYMSPEQARDSRSVTGASDIFSLGSTLVFAATGHAPFHGANPVETVFMLLREGPDVSGLPDDLRSLIESCMQMDASMRPTPAELQAQLSPHLFASGSDDSGTASAWLPASATAMIEQRRGGGRAVAVAPPAPPAPVAPPPQSPAADWDNAWRGGAEGRPTAARPAQASEAGGPVRLSGVHVPIGPGPRAQDVRASAAGAEAGPATGWVRPPVGVNGAVTAPTAPVPAPAHAPDSAPAGPGRWRPWRFRMSNDVWGTPVVVGDLLYVTSFEVHALDTGNGRRQFKTRDVAWAMAVDGGSILASDGPSLYALDATSGSERWRLQTDAWVYSLKAERGTVVTGTRGGGVQAWEASTGERLWEITGAQTDFETSEAGPALHDGTVYLWQDARLRAVDARTGTERWSYPVGDAASCGGVPVRVTPAPDGYVYVSAGTRVLAVDIVSGHVRWHFESPAVFLSPPAFAPGPAVTGGGVYLADYLGTVYALDASTGKDRWRIATESRQSIEPVLVVAGNVHVGSGSALYTLDAVTGTPKWRFAAGGEVVGAPVVADGRVHFGSADHVLYTLDAVGGQLRWKLATGGEITGSPVAQGGVVYACSKDRCVYALDALKGTGTGNRARA; encoded by the coding sequence GTGGAGCAGCTGACGCAGCACGACCCGAGGCGGATCGGCCCGTTCGAGGTGCTGGGACGGCTCGGGGCCGGCGGCATGGGGCTGGTCTATCTCGCCCGGTCGGCGTCCGGCCGGCGGGTGGCGATCAAGACGGTCCGTACGGAACTGGCCGAGGACCAGCTGTTCCGGGTCCGTTTCACGCGCGAGGTGGAGGCCGCCCGCGCCGTCAGCGGTTTCTACACGGCCGCCGTGGTCGACGCCGATCCCCGGGCTGCCGTGCCCTGGCTCGCCACCGCCTACGTGCCCGCTCCTTCTCTCGAAGAGATAGTGAATGAGTGCGGGCCGATGCCGACGCAGGCCGTGCGCTGGCTGGCGGCGGGCATCGCGGAGGCCCTGCAGTCCATCCACGGGGCGAAGCTCGTCCACCGCGACATGAAGCCGTCCAACGTGCTCGTCGTCGAGGACGGCCCCCGGGTGATCGACTTCGGGATCGCGTCCGGTGTCTCCAACACCCGGCTCACCATGACGAACGTCGCCGTGGGCACGCCCGCCTACATGTCGCCCGAGCAGGCACGGGACTCGCGCAGTGTCACCGGCGCGAGCGACATCTTCTCGCTCGGCTCGACCCTCGTCTTCGCCGCGACCGGGCATGCCCCGTTCCACGGGGCCAACCCGGTCGAGACGGTCTTCATGCTGCTGCGCGAGGGCCCGGACGTGAGCGGGCTGCCCGACGATCTGCGGTCGCTGATCGAGTCCTGCATGCAGATGGACGCCTCGATGCGGCCCACCCCCGCCGAACTGCAGGCCCAGCTCTCCCCGCACCTCTTCGCCTCCGGCAGCGACGACAGCGGTACGGCGTCGGCCTGGCTGCCGGCCTCCGCGACCGCGATGATCGAGCAGCGCCGCGGCGGCGGACGCGCGGTCGCCGTGGCGCCGCCCGCTCCGCCCGCGCCCGTGGCGCCGCCCCCGCAGTCGCCGGCCGCCGACTGGGACAACGCCTGGCGCGGCGGCGCCGAAGGGCGCCCGACGGCCGCCCGGCCCGCGCAGGCATCCGAGGCGGGCGGTCCGGTGCGGCTGTCCGGTGTGCACGTGCCGATCGGTCCGGGCCCGCGCGCCCAGGACGTACGCGCCTCGGCTGCCGGCGCCGAGGCCGGTCCGGCGACCGGCTGGGTGCGCCCGCCCGTCGGGGTGAACGGTGCGGTCACCGCCCCGACCGCCCCCGTGCCCGCCCCGGCGCACGCGCCCGACAGCGCGCCCGCAGGCCCGGGACGCTGGCGGCCCTGGCGGTTCCGGATGTCGAACGACGTGTGGGGGACCCCCGTCGTCGTCGGTGACCTGCTGTACGTCACCTCCTTCGAGGTGCACGCGCTGGACACCGGCAACGGGCGGCGCCAGTTCAAGACCCGTGACGTGGCCTGGGCGATGGCGGTGGACGGCGGCAGCATCCTCGCCTCCGACGGGCCGTCGCTCTACGCCCTGGACGCGACGAGCGGCAGCGAGCGGTGGCGGCTGCAGACCGACGCGTGGGTGTACTCCCTGAAGGCCGAGCGCGGCACGGTCGTCACCGGTACGCGGGGCGGCGGCGTCCAGGCGTGGGAGGCGTCCACGGGCGAGAGGCTCTGGGAGATCACCGGCGCGCAGACGGACTTCGAGACGTCGGAGGCCGGGCCGGCCCTCCACGACGGCACGGTCTACCTCTGGCAGGACGCCCGGCTGCGGGCCGTCGACGCCCGTACCGGCACCGAACGCTGGTCCTACCCGGTCGGCGACGCGGCCTCCTGCGGCGGGGTGCCGGTCCGGGTGACCCCGGCGCCGGACGGCTATGTGTACGTCTCCGCCGGCACCCGGGTCCTCGCGGTGGACATCGTCTCCGGCCATGTGCGCTGGCACTTCGAGTCCCCGGCGGTCTTCCTCTCGCCGCCCGCCTTCGCCCCCGGCCCGGCCGTCACCGGTGGCGGGGTGTACCTCGCGGACTACCTCGGCACGGTGTACGCGCTGGACGCCTCGACCGGCAAGGACCGCTGGCGCATCGCCACGGAGTCCCGCCAGTCGATCGAACCGGTGCTGGTGGTGGCGGGCAACGTGCACGTCGGCAGCGGCAGCGCGCTGTACACGCTGGACGCGGTCACGGGCACCCCGAAGTGGCGCTTCGCCGCGGGTGGCGAGGTCGTGGGCGCACCGGTCGTCGCCGACGGCCGCGTCCACTTCGGCTCGGCCGACCACGTCCTGTACACGCTGGACGCGGTGGGCGGCCAGCTCCGCTGGAAGCTCGCCACGGGCGGCGAGATCACGGGTTCGCCGGTGGCGCAGGGCGGGGTGGTCTACGCGTGCAGCAAGGACCGCTGCGTGTACGCGCTGGACGCGCTGAAGGGCACGGGCACGGGCAACAGGGCCCGCGCGTAG
- a CDS encoding VOC family protein: MAAFAQSAPCWVDVQLPDLEAGKRFYGELFGWTFRAGDGPSADALSDGALVAALAAKQDGRMPTAWGVYFATDDITASAARIRESGGQVITDPVRAGRAGVLAQAADPGGAVFGLWQAGERKGFQKQNEPGSFCWTEVYTRQKDKVDAFYEEVFGFRSADLDEPGTGDPGTAESGVDFRMWSPAGTEPGPDTAVGGRSVITDAFPAVMPSYFLTYFAVADCDASAETVKRLGGRVSEPPFDIPYGRMSVLQDDQGAVFAVLQPPVS, translated from the coding sequence ATGGCCGCATTCGCGCAGTCCGCGCCGTGCTGGGTGGATGTGCAGCTCCCCGACCTGGAAGCGGGCAAGCGCTTCTACGGTGAGCTCTTCGGGTGGACCTTCCGGGCGGGCGACGGGCCGTCCGCCGACGCGCTCAGCGACGGCGCTCTCGTCGCCGCCCTCGCCGCCAAGCAGGACGGCCGGATGCCGACCGCCTGGGGTGTCTACTTCGCCACCGACGACATCACCGCCTCCGCCGCCCGGATCCGCGAGTCCGGCGGTCAGGTGATCACCGACCCCGTCCGGGCCGGCCGGGCCGGGGTGCTCGCCCAGGCCGCCGACCCCGGCGGTGCGGTGTTCGGCCTCTGGCAGGCCGGTGAGCGCAAGGGCTTCCAGAAGCAGAACGAGCCCGGCTCCTTCTGCTGGACCGAGGTCTACACCCGGCAGAAGGACAAGGTCGACGCCTTCTACGAGGAGGTCTTCGGCTTCCGCTCCGCGGACCTCGACGAGCCGGGCACCGGCGATCCGGGGACCGCGGAGTCCGGCGTCGACTTCCGCATGTGGTCCCCGGCCGGCACCGAACCGGGCCCCGACACCGCGGTCGGCGGGCGCAGTGTCATCACGGACGCGTTCCCTGCCGTGATGCCCAGCTACTTCCTCACCTACTTCGCCGTGGCGGACTGCGACGCCTCGGCCGAGACCGTCAAGCGGCTCGGCGGCCGGGTCTCCGAGCCGCCCTTCGACATCCCCTACGGGCGGATGTCGGTCCTCCAGGACGACCAGGGCGCCGTGTTCGCCGTACTTCAGCCGCCGGTGTCCTGA
- a CDS encoding TetR family transcriptional regulator has protein sequence MTGQVRTVDGRVAGRRGQATRQKLLDCLSEMLSSSPYRDVKVIDVARKAGTSPATFYQYFPDVEGAVLEIAEEMAKEGAGLTELVAGRSWVGKAGWQTAEELVDGFLDFWRRNDAILRVVDLGAAEGDKRFYKIRMKILNSVTNSLTDSVKELQAKGKVDKDVSPAAMAGSLVAMLAAVASHQKGFTTWGVKQAELRPNLALLVHLGITGKKPTK, from the coding sequence ATGACAGGACAAGTACGCACCGTCGACGGCCGCGTGGCCGGTCGACGCGGACAGGCGACGCGGCAGAAGCTGCTCGACTGCCTCAGCGAGATGCTCAGCTCCTCGCCGTACCGGGACGTCAAAGTCATCGACGTCGCCCGGAAGGCGGGGACTTCACCCGCAACCTTCTACCAGTACTTCCCCGACGTCGAGGGCGCCGTCCTCGAAATCGCCGAGGAAATGGCCAAGGAGGGTGCCGGACTGACCGAACTGGTCGCCGGACGCTCCTGGGTCGGCAAAGCCGGATGGCAGACAGCCGAAGAACTCGTCGACGGATTCCTCGACTTCTGGCGGCGCAACGACGCCATCCTGCGCGTGGTCGACCTCGGCGCGGCCGAGGGCGACAAGCGGTTCTACAAGATCCGCATGAAGATCCTGAATTCCGTCACCAACTCCCTTACGGATTCGGTGAAGGAGCTCCAGGCCAAGGGCAAGGTCGACAAGGACGTCAGTCCCGCGGCCATGGCGGGCTCCCTGGTCGCGATGCTGGCCGCCGTCGCCTCGCACCAGAAGGGCTTCACCACCTGGGGCGTCAAGCAGGCCGAACTCAGGCCGAACCTCGCGCTGTTGGTGCATCTGGGCATCACCGGCAAGAAGCCGACGAAGTAG
- a CDS encoding nitroreductase/quinone reductase family protein codes for MAVGVRLVQKVSSTRVFARIAPHVVPAMDRTVHRLTRGRVLLSAQMLPGVVLTVPGARSGQLRTTPLACMPQPGDGGPGSWILVGSNFGRPGHPAWTANLLAHPEAAVINWKGRDIPVRARLLAGEERARVWESALKFWPPYAAYQARIDREIRLFRLDPAELRDGHA; via the coding sequence ATGGCGGTCGGGGTCCGGCTCGTCCAGAAGGTGTCCTCGACCCGCGTCTTCGCGCGGATCGCCCCGCATGTCGTGCCCGCCATGGACCGTACGGTGCACCGGCTGACCCGCGGCCGGGTGCTGCTCAGCGCGCAGATGCTGCCGGGGGTGGTGCTGACGGTGCCGGGGGCGCGCAGCGGGCAGCTGAGGACCACCCCGCTGGCCTGCATGCCGCAGCCGGGTGACGGGGGGCCGGGCAGCTGGATCCTGGTCGGCAGCAACTTCGGCCGTCCGGGTCATCCGGCCTGGACGGCGAATCTGCTGGCCCATCCGGAGGCTGCCGTCATCAACTGGAAGGGTCGCGACATTCCCGTACGGGCACGGCTGCTGGCAGGGGAGGAGCGGGCCCGGGTGTGGGAGAGCGCGCTGAAGTTCTGGCCGCCCTATGCCGCGTACCAGGCCCGGATCGACCGGGAGATCCGGCTGTTCCGGCTGGATCCGGCGGAGCTGCGCGACGGGCACGCATGA
- a CDS encoding acyl-CoA dehydrogenase family protein: MDAAFTAEQDEIRRTLRELLAEHDPGHTGGTPATPDGYDTALWHRLSRDLGLPGLALPKEYGGGGHGPAELAVALEETGRALLPSPLLATAVLAAPLILALGTGEQRAALLPALAAGELTAALAVPGGSLSTALGLTGDLTGGAWAGGGRAGGVQARPAGGDGGWRLYGEAAQVLDGHSAGLLLVAAHAGGFPRSRTLLFLVRADGPQPPAGLVRTRQTSLDGTRPIARIQLRDTEAELLGADDTVDVTAALAATGRTAAVALAAEAAGAAASALERTVDYVGEREKSGLAVGSFQAVKLRLADLYVRVRSARSAAYYAAWDPESGGLALAQALEALRITTAEAVQLHGGMGYTWEDEAQLFFKRAASDELLLGPVHRLRDHAAQRAGLFGQEAHEGPAAHGGPAGRGPAGQVAV, from the coding sequence ATGGATGCCGCCTTCACCGCGGAACAGGACGAGATCCGCCGCACCCTGCGCGAACTGCTGGCCGAACACGACCCCGGCCACACCGGGGGCACCCCGGCGACACCGGACGGGTACGACACCGCACTGTGGCACCGGCTCTCCCGGGACCTCGGACTGCCCGGACTCGCCCTCCCGAAGGAGTACGGAGGCGGAGGCCACGGGCCCGCCGAGCTCGCCGTCGCCCTGGAGGAGACCGGCCGCGCCCTGCTGCCGTCCCCGCTGCTCGCCACCGCCGTGCTCGCCGCCCCCCTGATCCTCGCCCTCGGCACCGGGGAGCAGCGCGCCGCCCTGCTGCCGGCCCTCGCAGCGGGCGAGCTCACCGCGGCCCTGGCCGTCCCCGGCGGCTCGCTCTCCACCGCGCTCGGCCTCACCGGCGATCTCACCGGCGGAGCCTGGGCGGGCGGCGGACGGGCGGGCGGTGTGCAGGCCCGGCCGGCCGGCGGCGACGGCGGGTGGCGGCTGTACGGGGAGGCCGCCCAGGTGCTCGACGGGCACAGCGCCGGACTGCTCCTGGTCGCCGCCCACGCGGGCGGCTTCCCGCGCAGCCGCACCCTGCTGTTCCTGGTCCGGGCCGACGGGCCGCAGCCGCCCGCAGGGCTCGTCCGCACCCGGCAGACCTCACTCGACGGGACCCGGCCGATCGCCCGGATCCAGCTGCGTGACACCGAGGCCGAACTCCTCGGCGCCGACGACACCGTGGACGTGACCGCCGCGCTCGCGGCCACCGGGCGCACGGCCGCGGTCGCACTCGCCGCCGAGGCGGCCGGGGCGGCGGCGAGCGCCCTGGAGCGGACGGTCGACTACGTCGGGGAGCGCGAGAAGTCCGGCCTGGCGGTCGGCTCCTTCCAGGCCGTGAAACTCCGGCTGGCGGATCTGTACGTACGCGTGCGGTCGGCCCGCTCCGCCGCGTACTACGCGGCCTGGGACCCGGAGTCCGGCGGGCTCGCCCTCGCCCAGGCGCTGGAGGCGCTGCGGATCACCACCGCCGAGGCGGTGCAGCTGCACGGGGGCATGGGCTACACCTGGGAGGACGAGGCGCAGCTGTTCTTCAAGCGGGCCGCGTCCGACGAGCTGCTCCTCGGCCCCGTCCACCGGCTCCGCGACCACGCGGCGCAGCGGGCCGGGCTGTTCGGCCAGGAGGCGCACGAAGGCCCAGCAGCGCACGGTGGCCCGGCCGGGCGTGGGCCGGCCGGACAGGTGGCGGTCTGA
- a CDS encoding thiolase C-terminal domain-containing protein: MPATPSSRRKVAVVGISLADCGRVDTATPYALHAQAARRALADSGLERSVVDGFASAGLGTLAPVEVAEYLGLKPTWVDSTSVGGSTWEVMAAHAADAIAAGRANAVLLVYGSTARADIKAGRRTSNLSFGARGPLQFEVPYGHSLIAKYAMAARRHMHEYGTTLEQLAEVAVQARANAAANPDAMFRTPVTVDEVLSGPMIADPFTKLHCCIRSDGGCAVLLAAEEYVPDTAKAPVWILGTGEHVSHSTMSEWDDFTVSPAAVSGRLAFERAGVRPADIDLAEIYDAFTYMTLVTLEDLGFCAKGEGGSFVEKGRTGLTGELPVNTDGGGLSACHPGMRGLFLLVEAVRQLRGEAGARQVRKAGGRLPELAVASGTGGWFCSSGTVVLGRG, encoded by the coding sequence ATGCCTGCCACGCCCTCTTCCCGCCGCAAGGTCGCTGTCGTCGGCATATCCCTCGCCGACTGCGGACGCGTCGACACGGCCACGCCGTACGCCCTGCACGCCCAGGCCGCCCGCCGGGCGCTGGCCGACTCGGGACTGGAGCGGTCCGTCGTCGACGGCTTCGCCTCCGCCGGGCTCGGCACGCTCGCCCCGGTCGAGGTCGCCGAGTACCTGGGCCTGAAACCCACCTGGGTGGACTCCACCTCGGTCGGCGGATCGACCTGGGAGGTGATGGCGGCCCATGCCGCCGACGCCATCGCGGCGGGCCGCGCCAACGCCGTACTGCTGGTGTACGGGTCGACGGCCCGAGCGGACATCAAGGCGGGCCGCCGCACGTCGAACCTCTCCTTCGGGGCCCGGGGCCCGCTCCAGTTCGAGGTGCCGTACGGGCACTCGCTGATCGCCAAGTACGCGATGGCCGCCCGCCGTCACATGCACGAGTACGGCACCACCCTGGAGCAGCTCGCCGAGGTGGCGGTGCAGGCGCGGGCGAACGCGGCGGCCAACCCGGACGCGATGTTCCGCACCCCGGTCACGGTCGACGAGGTGCTGTCGGGCCCGATGATCGCCGACCCGTTCACCAAGCTGCACTGCTGCATCCGCAGCGACGGGGGCTGCGCGGTGCTGCTGGCGGCGGAGGAGTACGTACCGGACACGGCGAAGGCGCCCGTCTGGATCCTCGGCACCGGCGAGCACGTATCGCACTCCACCATGTCGGAGTGGGACGACTTCACGGTCTCCCCCGCCGCCGTCTCGGGCCGCCTCGCCTTCGAGCGGGCGGGGGTGCGGCCGGCGGACATCGACCTGGCCGAGATCTACGACGCGTTCACCTATATGACGCTGGTGACGCTGGAGGACCTGGGTTTCTGCGCGAAGGGCGAGGGCGGCTCCTTCGTGGAGAAGGGCCGCACGGGCCTCACCGGCGAGCTCCCGGTCAACACGGACGGCGGCGGCCTGTCGGCCTGCCACCCCGGGATGCGCGGACTGTTCCTGCTGGTGGAGGCGGTACGCCAGCTGCGCGGCGAGGCGGGGGCCCGGCAGGTGCGCAAGGCGGGGGGCCGGCTGCCGGAACTGGCGGTGGCGTCGGGGACGGGCGGCTGGTTCTGCTCGTCGGGGACGGTGGTGCTGGGACGGGGGTGA